From Candidatus Epulonipiscium sp., the proteins below share one genomic window:
- a CDS encoding spore germination protein, translating into MSKIKKWFGNKLYNKKREDVFHDAENKITIPLSKNLNENIENLEMLFKDCGDFVRRKFPIGKNKNVNMFIAYIDLMTDRQIIEGSLLEQLMIQVRQVPPSIDEIKTSLFDFIRDGGITTADIKEEDTLDAAALAILSGDTALFIDGYAKVIIVATKGWPGRGVQEPDSEIVIRGPKEGFSEALRINTVLIRRRIRDTKLKVKQLQIGIRSRTDIALMYIEDIVRPDILKDLEERLNRFEIDGILDSGYIEHLIEDDWKTPFPQIQSTQRPDKAAAAILEGRIVIIVDTTPFVLLVPSTLNSFFQSAEDYYQRWTIMSFTRVIRYIAAFFAAAIPGFYLALTDYHPSMIPTPLTMAIAASREVVPFPSVVEVVLMELAFELLREAGTRLPGPIGSTIGIVGGIIIGQAAVEAKIVSPVVVIIVAVTAISSFAIPDNSLTVGLRLVKYLIIISSATLGLYGFLLGSLIVLIHLVSLKSFNIPYMSPYVSSGINEYEDLKDSIFRLPIFMMRRRPIFARPNERIRLRIDKKKNE; encoded by the coding sequence ATGAGTAAAATTAAAAAGTGGTTTGGGAATAAACTCTACAATAAAAAAAGAGAGGATGTCTTTCATGACGCTGAAAATAAGATTACAATACCTCTTTCTAAAAATCTAAATGAAAATATAGAAAATCTTGAAATGCTTTTTAAGGATTGTGGCGATTTTGTAAGAAGAAAATTTCCCATAGGCAAAAATAAAAATGTAAATATGTTTATTGCATATATTGATTTAATGACAGACAGACAAATTATAGAAGGTTCCTTATTAGAACAGCTAATGATACAAGTTAGGCAGGTTCCACCCAGTATAGATGAGATAAAAACATCACTTTTCGATTTTATCCGTGATGGGGGAATTACAACTGCAGATATAAAAGAAGAAGATACACTAGATGCAGCCGCTTTAGCTATACTTTCAGGAGATACAGCACTTTTTATAGATGGCTATGCCAAGGTTATTATAGTAGCCACAAAGGGGTGGCCCGGCAGAGGTGTACAAGAGCCGGATTCGGAAATTGTTATAAGGGGGCCTAAGGAGGGCTTTAGTGAAGCCCTAAGGATAAATACTGTCCTTATAAGAAGAAGAATAAGGGATACAAAACTTAAAGTAAAGCAGCTTCAGATAGGAATTAGAAGCAGAACAGATATCGCTCTTATGTATATAGAGGATATAGTTAGACCAGATATATTAAAGGATTTAGAAGAACGTTTAAATAGATTTGAAATAGATGGAATATTAGATAGTGGATATATAGAACATCTTATAGAGGACGACTGGAAAACCCCTTTTCCACAAATTCAATCGACCCAACGGCCCGATAAGGCGGCTGCAGCCATATTAGAAGGAAGAATTGTCATTATCGTGGATACTACCCCTTTTGTACTCTTGGTTCCATCCACATTAAATAGCTTTTTTCAATCGGCAGAAGATTATTATCAGCGTTGGACTATTATGAGTTTTACTAGGGTTATCCGTTATATTGCAGCATTTTTTGCGGCAGCGATACCAGGATTTTATTTAGCCTTAACGGATTACCATCCTTCTATGATACCGACTCCTCTTACTATGGCTATAGCGGCATCGAGGGAAGTAGTCCCTTTTCCCTCAGTCGTAGAAGTCGTATTGATGGAATTGGCATTTGAGCTTCTTAGGGAAGCAGGAACAAGGCTCCCAGGGCCCATAGGAAGCACCATCGGGATTGTAGGGGGGATTATCATTGGACAGGCTGCTGTTGAAGCTAAAATAGTTAGCCCGGTTGTAGTCATAATTGTGGCGGTTACGGCTATCTCTAGTTTTGCCATTCCCGATAATTCTCTAACCGTGGGTCTAAGACTTGTAAAGTATCTTATTATCATATCTTCAGCGACCCTTGGTCTTTATGGATTTTTGCTTGGAAGTTTGATTGTATTGATTCATCTTGTTTCCTTAAAGAGTTTTAATATCCCATATATGTCTCCCTATGTTTCTTCCGGCATCAATGAATATGAAGATTTGAAGGACTCTATCTTTAGGTTGCCTATATTTATGATGAGAAGAAGGCCAATTTTTGCTAGACCTAATGAAAGAATACGTTTAAGAATAGATAAAAAAAAGAATGAGTAG
- a CDS encoding GntR family transcriptional regulator, with protein MDKNALNLNLDEYLPLRDVVFNTLRKAILSGDLLPGERLMEKQLAEKMGVSRTPIREAIRKLELEGFVVMVPRKGAQVANITEKDIQDVLEVRSVLEALAVRLACDKMEKEDLGQLKETMDIFSDAAKEEDVDTMIKKDTEFHDIIFGATKNEKLIQIVNNLREQIHRYRVAYLKSFGDFKAIQEEHEQIVHAIENKNPSLAEKVATEHIKNQERAVIKYVRREAAK; from the coding sequence ATGGATAAAAATGCATTAAATTTGAATTTAGATGAATATCTTCCCCTTAGGGATGTTGTGTTTAATACACTTAGAAAAGCCATATTATCTGGAGACTTGCTTCCAGGGGAGAGACTTATGGAAAAACAATTGGCGGAAAAGATGGGGGTTAGCAGAACACCTATAAGAGAAGCCATAAGAAAATTAGAATTGGAAGGATTTGTTGTAATGGTGCCGAGAAAAGGGGCACAGGTCGCTAATATTACGGAAAAGGACATTCAAGATGTACTTGAGGTAAGGAGTGTATTAGAAGCTTTAGCTGTAAGGCTTGCCTGCGATAAGATGGAAAAGGAAGATTTGGGTCAGTTAAAGGAGACCATGGATATATTTTCTGATGCAGCTAAAGAAGAAGATGTGGATACTATGATTAAAAAGGATACAGAATTCCATGATATTATTTTTGGGGCAACCAAGAATGAAAAGCTTATTCAAATAGTAAATAATTTAAGGGAACAGATTCATAGATATAGAGTTGCATATTTAAAGAGTTTTGGTGACTTTAAAGCGATACAAGAAGAACATGAACAAATTGTTCATGCCATCGAAAATAAAAATCCAAGCCTAGCAGAAAAAGTTGCAACAGAACATATTAAAAATCAAGAAAGAGCAGTTATTAAGTATGTAAGAAGAGAAGCTGCAAAATAA
- a CDS encoding 4-(cytidine 5'-diphospho)-2-C-methyl-D-erythritol kinase, producing MSTMHQIELKARAKINLTLDVLGKRPDGYHDVEMIMQSINLYDHITIRKMRAPGIKLKTNLKWLPEDGKNLAYKAAQLMTETYSIKDGILIELQKRIPVAAGLAGGSSDAAAVFVGLNALFNLNIPKKELMGLGVRLGADIPYCILRGTALARGIGEKLTKLPPMPFCYLVIAKPSINVSTAYIYKNLKLNELSLRPDTKKVIEGIEKGDLNLIAKNLGNVLESVTIKEYPAIDRIKQTMVEYGALGALMSGSGPSVYGIFEEKKQAQAVSKELKLHNKAKDVFVTTIFNRER from the coding sequence ATGAGTACCATGCACCAAATAGAACTTAAAGCTAGGGCAAAGATTAATTTGACCCTTGATGTATTAGGCAAAAGACCCGATGGATATCATGATGTAGAAATGATTATGCAAAGTATTAACCTATATGACCATATTACCATTAGAAAAATGAGGGCTCCGGGGATTAAGCTAAAAACGAATTTAAAATGGCTCCCTGAGGATGGGAAAAATCTTGCATATAAAGCTGCCCAACTAATGACTGAAACTTATAGTATTAAGGATGGAATATTAATAGAACTTCAAAAGAGAATACCTGTAGCGGCGGGTCTTGCAGGAGGAAGCTCCGATGCAGCTGCGGTTTTTGTGGGACTCAATGCATTGTTTAATTTAAATATCCCAAAGAAAGAATTAATGGGCTTAGGTGTTAGATTAGGGGCAGATATACCCTATTGCATTTTAAGGGGAACAGCCCTAGCCCGAGGTATAGGGGAGAAACTCACAAAATTACCCCCCATGCCTTTTTGTTATTTAGTTATTGCTAAACCATCTATTAATGTATCTACGGCATATATTTATAAAAACCTTAAATTAAATGAACTATCTTTAAGGCCTGATACAAAAAAGGTTATTGAGGGCATCGAAAAAGGGGATTTAAATCTTATTGCTAAAAATCTTGGGAATGTATTAGAAAGCGTAACCATAAAGGAATATCCAGCTATTGATAGGATTAAACAGACCATGGTAGAATATGGGGCACTAGGCGCATTAATGAGTGGCAGTGGCCCATCAGTATATGGGATTTTTGAGGAAAAAAAACAGGCCCAGGCAGTTAGTAAGGAGCTTAAGCTTCATAACAAGGCAAAGGATGTATTTGTTACTACCATATTTAACAGGGAGAGATAA
- a CDS encoding DUF3794 domain-containing protein codes for MSLELIKETIEFDRPIRKETVQDIVEGDIIVPDIKPDMVRVLQMNGKVELEQVDILADRINYKGQIRVYVLYAAEGSERVVHNMTGSLPLDNFINMDGIKKEMNYTMEYDLEHLDYTWINSRKISVKALVSMNANVTERKKNEIIIGANSKNPVQIQKQTLTFYNTAGLNQDKMVIKDELAVPSGKPNIQEVLKSDICLSNKEAKVGEDSVTIKGDVNIRTLYAGVMGENEIECIDHKIPYNGTIECPGASEGMHCNTDIKVLNQYIQIRPDLDGEERILEVELVILISIRLISAEKIEVIDDAYCPGKEIKINKQKLPYQRLINKDRESIVLEESLTLDSDAPNIAEIYNIYAKPKIEDIRLMDDKIGLEGIAEIKLIYLTGERENPIYLYETMMPFKQTMDIEGASIDKKVDIRVDVDDIMHTFKSERDIGVKMMFQVDAEIMDEQEIDIIIDMAETEIDPDVLMNMPSLIIYMVQDGDTLWKIAKRYNTTIEELTAINDIEDPEKIYKGQKLLIIKKLSAI; via the coding sequence ATGTCATTAGAACTTATAAAGGAAACAATAGAATTTGACCGGCCCATTCGTAAAGAAACAGTTCAGGATATTGTAGAAGGAGATATTATTGTACCAGATATAAAACCCGATATGGTAAGGGTTTTACAAATGAATGGCAAGGTGGAATTAGAACAGGTTGACATTTTAGCAGATAGGATTAATTATAAAGGACAGATTAGGGTTTATGTACTATACGCTGCAGAAGGTTCTGAAAGGGTGGTACATAATATGACGGGGAGTCTGCCCCTGGATAACTTTATTAATATGGATGGAATTAAGAAAGAAATGAATTATACTATGGAGTATGATTTGGAACACTTGGATTATACTTGGATAAATAGCAGAAAAATTAGCGTGAAGGCTTTAGTTTCTATGAATGCCAATGTAACTGAAAGAAAGAAAAATGAGATAATCATTGGAGCTAATAGTAAGAATCCGGTTCAAATTCAAAAGCAAACTCTCACTTTTTATAATACGGCAGGATTAAATCAAGATAAAATGGTTATAAAAGACGAGCTGGCTGTACCTTCAGGAAAACCTAATATACAAGAAGTTTTAAAAAGTGATATTTGTCTTTCTAATAAGGAAGCTAAGGTAGGAGAGGATTCAGTTACCATAAAAGGTGATGTGAATATAAGAACCTTGTATGCAGGGGTTATGGGCGAAAATGAAATAGAATGCATAGATCATAAAATTCCTTACAATGGAACCATAGAATGTCCAGGGGCTAGTGAAGGTATGCATTGCAACACTGATATTAAAGTATTAAATCAATATATTCAAATTAGACCTGATTTAGATGGGGAAGAAAGAATACTGGAAGTGGAATTGGTTATATTAATTAGTATTAGATTAATTTCTGCGGAAAAGATAGAGGTTATAGATGATGCATATTGCCCGGGGAAAGAAATAAAAATAAACAAACAAAAACTTCCCTATCAAAGATTAATAAACAAAGATAGAGAAAGTATCGTATTAGAAGAATCCCTGACCCTAGATTCCGATGCCCCCAATATTGCCGAAATCTATAATATTTATGCTAAACCTAAGATAGAAGATATTCGCCTTATGGATGATAAGATAGGTTTAGAGGGTATAGCGGAAATAAAATTAATATATTTAACTGGAGAGAGGGAAAATCCGATTTATCTTTATGAAACAATGATGCCCTTTAAACAGACCATGGATATAGAGGGGGCATCAATCGATAAAAAGGTAGATATAAGGGTCGATGTAGATGATATTATGCATACTTTTAAATCAGAAAGAGATATTGGGGTTAAAATGATGTTCCAAGTAGATGCAGAAATTATGGATGAACAAGAAATAGATATTATAATTGATATGGCGGAAACAGAAATAGACCCCGATGTACTTATGAATATGCCGAGCCTGATAATATATATGGTACAGGATGGGGATACCTTATGGAAAATAGCAAAAAGATATAATACAACTATAGAAGAACTAACAGCCATTAATGATATTGAAGACCCCGAAAAAATCTATAAGGGACAGAAATTGCTAATAATTAAAAAACTATCGGCAATTTAA
- a CDS encoding Veg protein yields MMLRQDLSQIRRDIEECVGEKVKLKTNKGRRKTVINEGVLEDAYSSVFVVRVKNAFENSFRRISYSYTDILTQTVELSFYNEVEKEQSQFI; encoded by the coding sequence ATGATGCTAAGGCAAGATCTTTCCCAGATTCGGAGAGATATCGAAGAATGTGTAGGTGAAAAGGTAAAGCTTAAAACCAATAAGGGTAGGCGCAAAACCGTCATCAATGAAGGAGTACTAGAGGATGCTTACTCAAGCGTTTTCGTAGTTAGGGTTAAAAATGCTTTTGAAAACAGCTTTAGAAGAATTTCCTACAGTTATACCGATATCCTAACTCAAACAGTAGAGCTTTCTTTTTATAATGAAGTAGAAAAAGAGCAAAGTCAATTTATATGA
- the yabG gene encoding sporulation peptidase YabG has product MLKVGDIVVRRSYGGDLYFRITEVTPYGIVKLSGLNYRILADAPWQDLQKVYYSNPLDDITLIKAEKTMRGILKKRLSEENQRRASGESILKRPGKVLHVDGDPSYLKVCLKFYEGLGIDVVGKDIEEKDHPLEISSMLREYRPDILVITGHDSIVKGTSDYKNINNYRNSKHFVETVKRAREYEPNMDELVVFAGACQSNYEALIEAGANFASSPERVMIHALDPVFICEKIAYASMAKILAIEEIIENTITGLKGIGGFQTRGKYREGAPSIL; this is encoded by the coding sequence ATGCTAAAGGTTGGAGATATCGTAGTTAGGAGGTCTTATGGCGGGGACTTATATTTTCGAATAACTGAAGTAACACCCTATGGAATAGTGAAATTATCAGGGCTTAATTATAGGATTTTGGCAGATGCCCCGTGGCAAGATTTGCAAAAAGTCTATTATAGCAATCCCCTAGATGATATCACTTTAATTAAAGCAGAAAAGACCATGAGAGGCATATTAAAAAAAAGATTATCAGAAGAAAATCAAAGAAGGGCTTCGGGAGAATCAATTTTAAAAAGGCCGGGGAAGGTTCTGCATGTAGATGGAGACCCATCATATTTAAAAGTCTGCTTAAAGTTTTACGAAGGACTGGGAATTGATGTCGTGGGTAAAGACATAGAAGAAAAGGATCATCCCTTAGAAATTTCATCTATGCTAAGAGAATATAGACCGGATATATTGGTAATAACCGGGCATGATTCTATAGTAAAGGGGACTAGTGATTATAAAAATATAAATAATTATAGGAATTCAAAGCATTTTGTTGAGACAGTAAAAAGAGCAAGAGAATATGAGCCCAATATGGATGAACTGGTAGTATTTGCTGGAGCCTGTCAATCAAATTATGAAGCTTTAATAGAGGCAGGGGCTAATTTTGCCAGTTCTCCGGAAAGAGTGATGATACATGCTTTAGATCCGGTTTTTATATGTGAAAAGATAGCATATGCTTCCATGGCAAAGATTCTTGCGATAGAAGAAATTATAGAAAATACCATTACGGGGCTAAAAGGAATAGGAGGTTTTCAAACAAGAGGAAAATATAGGGAAGGTGCACCAAGTATTTTGTAG